A genomic region of Procambarus clarkii isolate CNS0578487 chromosome 30, FALCON_Pclarkii_2.0, whole genome shotgun sequence contains the following coding sequences:
- the LOC138370063 gene encoding eukaryotic translation initiation factor 3 subunit A-like gives MVHDDLIMVHDDLIMVQDNLIMIRDDLIMGRLDNDQERLDNCPGRLDNGQGRLDSGPRQLDNGPERHDNGQGRLHKDQRRLDNGPERLDNGQGRLDNGQGRLDNGQGRLDNDQGRLDNDQGRLDNGQRRLGNGQRRLDNDQGLLDNISGRLDNYPGRHDNGPRRLDMGPGRLDNGPRRLDNGPGRLDKGPGRLDNGQGRLDNGQGRLDNDQGRLDNGPRRLDNNPGRLDNGPGRLGNGPGRFDNGPERTETS, from the exons atggtccacgacgacttgataatggtccacgacgacttgataatggtccaggacaactTGATAATGATTAgggacgacttgataatg ggacgacttgataatgatcaggaacgacttgataattgtccaggacgacttgataatggtcagggacgacttgatagtggtccaagACAACTTGATAATGGCCCAGAACGACATGATAATGGCCAAGGACGACTTCATAAGGATCAGCGAcgccttgataatggtccagaacgacttgataatggtcagggacgacttgataatggtcaaggacgacttgataatggtcaaggacgacttgataatgatcagggacgacttgataatgatcagggacgacttgataatggtcagaGACGACTTGGTAATGGTCAAagacgacttgataatgatcaggGACTACTTGATAATATTTCAGGACGACTTGATAATtatccaggacgacatgataatggtccacgacgactTGACAtgggtccaggacgacttgataatggtccacgacgacttgataatggtccaggacgacttgataagggtccaggacgacttgataatggtcaaggacgacttgataatggtcaaggACGACTTGACAATGATCaaggacgacttgataatggtccacgacgactTGATAATAATCcaggacgacttgataatggtccaggacgacttggtaatggtccaggacgatttgataatggtccagaacggactgaaacgtcgtag